One segment of Clostridium botulinum DNA contains the following:
- a CDS encoding M16 family metallopeptidase, which produces MQEYIFENNLKLIYKKSESELSSICLSLEAGAGVEKDILGIAHATEHMVFKNTKNRNEAQINKELSSIFGFHNAMTNYPYVIYYGTLLSDELEKGIEIFSDIIINTEFKEDGFKEEMNVIIEELNEWDEEIEQYCEDKLFLNSFQNRRIKYPIIGLEDQLKSIKLEDVKRFYEEYYFPGNTSIAVISSLEFEEAKNLVEKYFGLWEKKIKIIEEVCYENNISDTFLDKRDGVKTCKVQMIFPVHELNHNEISLLRIFDEYFGQGVNSMLFDTLRTKNGLVYDVITNIAHEKYIKFYKITFSTSKENVSKSIELIKECINKLVELKNSIDMEDIKQLVKSYKLKKLFKEEKSIVLAKEISTYDTMFGDYKVYTKENLDNISKEDVFDVGIKTLKNPSIEIIY; this is translated from the coding sequence TTGCAAGAATATATTTTTGAAAATAATTTAAAGTTAATATATAAAAAGAGTGAATCAGAATTATCATCTATATGTCTATCTTTAGAAGCAGGGGCTGGAGTTGAAAAGGACATTTTAGGAATAGCTCATGCTACTGAACATATGGTATTTAAAAATACTAAAAATAGAAATGAAGCACAAATAAACAAAGAGTTAAGTTCTATATTCGGATTTCATAATGCAATGACCAACTATCCATATGTAATATACTATGGAACATTACTTAGTGATGAACTTGAAAAGGGTATAGAAATTTTTTCTGATATAATTATAAATACAGAATTTAAAGAAGATGGATTTAAAGAAGAAATGAATGTAATAATAGAAGAACTTAATGAATGGGATGAGGAAATTGAACAGTATTGCGAGGATAAGTTATTTTTAAATTCATTTCAAAATAGAAGAATAAAATATCCTATAATAGGTCTTGAAGATCAACTTAAATCTATAAAATTAGAAGATGTTAAGAGGTTTTATGAAGAATATTATTTTCCGGGAAATACGTCTATTGCTGTAATATCTTCACTAGAATTTGAAGAAGCAAAGAACTTAGTAGAAAAATATTTCGGATTATGGGAAAAGAAGATTAAAATAATAGAAGAGGTTTGTTATGAAAATAATATTTCAGATACATTTTTAGATAAAAGAGATGGAGTAAAGACGTGTAAGGTTCAAATGATTTTTCCTGTGCATGAATTAAATCATAATGAGATCAGTTTATTAAGGATATTTGATGAGTATTTTGGACAAGGTGTAAATTCAATGCTTTTTGATACATTAAGAACTAAAAATGGACTTGTTTATGATGTTATTACTAATATTGCTCATGAAAAATACATAAAATTTTATAAAATCACGTTTAGTACATCAAAAGAAAATGTGAGTAAATCTATAGAATTAATAAAAGAATGTATCAATAAACTTGTTGAATTAAAAAACAGTATTGATATGGAAGATATAAAACAATTAGTAAAGTCTTATAAACTTAAAAAATTGTTTAAAGAAGAAAAGAGTATTGTACTAGCAAAAGAAATTTCAACTTATGATACTATGTTTGGAGATTATAAAGTATATACAAAGGAGAATTTAGATAATATAAGCAAAGAAGATGTATTTGATGTAGGAATAAAGACATTAAAAAATCCTTCAATAGAGATTATATATTAA
- a CDS encoding methyl-accepting chemotaxis protein gives MENNRVIKKSIKSLLTGVILVSLLVIFSLTTIISIFNIKNSMTDVLLDKSIEVANEMNSLVEYIIQNEDNPIEKLQEIVDKKAKLDNITYIVVVDKNNKALAHSDEQKIGKVYDDDYTVNAVQQGKTTARKFYADVQKIWAYDIMVPINVNGELYGSLDIGIPISGISSVINDFAKVQITITVISLILLTILLVILLNKILKPLKDLMGIIDDISNLDLTENKLLNKYALKENEVGKISNSILNMRIVLGRMVASIQNTSNEINDFSNKLVDTTEISINSLDGISNAISEIASSSQKQSEDIQEEVSQINDLSNEIDNISDETIVTFDKINYTRTLSEQGIGVMNNLSSCSEKNREISNNIKSIVMDVDSNSKEISSIVDTINEIANQTNLLALNASIEAARAGESGRGFTVVAEEVKKLAEETSKFTNEIRSKINAIQEKSNNAVVSVEENIAVVNENNQAVVETEDIFNKLSSELFNLSEIINKIVNYNKTMIGNKDAILDIIQNTSAASEQTTASTQEISSISKEQLLSMRILSEEVDRLQECSNILTKEVNKFKL, from the coding sequence ATGGAAAATAACAGGGTTATTAAAAAATCAATAAAAAGTTTACTTACAGGAGTTATATTAGTGTCACTTCTGGTTATTTTTTCTTTAACAACTATAATAAGCATATTTAATATAAAAAACAGTATGACGGATGTTTTACTAGATAAATCTATTGAAGTAGCTAATGAAATGAATTCTTTAGTTGAATACATAATTCAGAATGAAGATAATCCTATCGAAAAATTACAAGAAATAGTTGATAAAAAAGCAAAATTAGATAATATTACATACATTGTCGTAGTTGATAAAAATAACAAAGCATTAGCACATAGTGATGAACAAAAAATTGGAAAAGTATACGATGATGATTACACAGTAAATGCAGTTCAACAAGGAAAAACAACAGCACGTAAATTTTATGCAGATGTTCAAAAAATTTGGGCATATGACATAATGGTTCCAATAAATGTTAATGGAGAATTATATGGCTCATTAGATATAGGGATACCTATTAGCGGAATAAGCTCAGTTATAAATGATTTTGCTAAAGTACAAATAACAATTACTGTTATATCATTAATTTTACTTACTATATTACTAGTTATTCTTTTAAATAAGATTTTAAAACCATTAAAAGATCTTATGGGAATTATTGATGATATAAGCAACCTAGATTTAACAGAAAATAAATTGTTAAACAAGTATGCTTTAAAAGAAAATGAAGTTGGAAAAATTTCTAATTCTATTTTAAATATGAGAATTGTTCTTGGGAGAATGGTTGCATCAATACAAAATACATCCAATGAAATAAATGATTTTTCTAATAAATTAGTTGACACTACAGAAATATCTATTAACTCATTAGATGGAATTTCAAATGCAATATCAGAAATAGCCAGTAGTTCTCAGAAGCAATCAGAAGATATTCAAGAAGAAGTTTCTCAAATAAATGATTTAAGTAATGAAATAGATAATATATCTGATGAAACAATAGTAACTTTTGATAAAATAAATTATACAAGAACTTTAAGTGAACAAGGAATTGGAGTTATGAATAATTTATCTAGTTGTTCAGAAAAGAATAGAGAAATTTCAAATAACATAAAATCTATTGTTATGGATGTTGATAGTAATTCAAAAGAAATAAGTAGTATAGTTGATACTATTAATGAAATTGCTAATCAAACTAATCTTTTAGCTTTAAATGCATCTATTGAAGCTGCAAGAGCAGGAGAAAGCGGAAGAGGATTTACAGTGGTTGCAGAAGAAGTTAAAAAACTAGCAGAAGAAACTTCTAAATTTACTAATGAAATAAGAAGTAAAATTAATGCCATACAAGAAAAATCTAATAATGCCGTTGTTTCTGTTGAAGAAAATATTGCCGTTGTTAATGAAAATAATCAAGCTGTAGTAGAAACAGAAGATATATTTAATAAACTTTCAAGTGAATTATTTAATTTATCAGAAATAATAAATAAAATAGTAAATTATAATAAGACTATGATAGGAAATAAGGATGCAATTTTAGATATAATTCAAAATACTTCAGCAGCATCAGAACAAACAACAGCTTCTACACAAGAAATTAGCAGTATATCTAAAGAACAATTATTAAGTATGAGAATTTTAAGTGAGGAAGTTGATAGATTACAAGAATGTTCAAATATTCTTACAAAAGAAGTTAATAAATTTAAACTTTAG
- the scfA gene encoding six-cysteine ranthipeptide SCIFF, protein MKHIKTINKTNIKNSLCKPGCKECANSCQSACKTSCTVANLECEN, encoded by the coding sequence ATGAAACACATAAAAACAATCAATAAAACAAACATAAAAAATAGTTTATGTAAGCCAGGATGCAAGGAATGTGCTAACTCATGTCAATCAGCATGTAAGACATCTTGCACAGTTGCAAACTTAGAATGTGAAAACTAA
- a CDS encoding aminotransferase class I/II-fold pyridoxal phosphate-dependent enzyme: protein MKERIPLLNELIKYHKEKNLLLSMPGNKAGLGFFRDDIGKEFAEKLGFLDITEVDHLDNLHCPEGVIKEAQELLSKTYNAKKAYFLVNGSSCGNLASIFDAFDEGDEVIVERNCHKSIYNALILRKLKVRYIEPIVDTEKDIFLPPNKENIYKSVDNCNNPKGIILTYPNYFGITYDIEEIIKDLKKRNLNIIIDAAHGAHFGQSDKLPKDIYYLADYVVLSAHKTLPALTQGAYLLVNKDSENIEFYLKTFMSTSPSYLIMASLDYSRHYLDEYGVNDYKELICKCEIWKDKINSLNKAHILSKEDLKYGYDIDVTRYVIILQEGYSGHKFLDYLRENKIQAEMSFSRGVVLILSPFNLDADFKHIYNVMEQLELNLLKNDKNINAKYYSVVPNKKLEPYEVFKLKGTHCKIKVSEGKISKNMIIPYPPGIPLVCPGEVISSEAINIIEDYILNKKSIIGVENNIIEVVLGTC, encoded by the coding sequence ATGAAAGAACGTATTCCATTGTTAAATGAATTGATAAAATATCATAAAGAAAAGAATTTATTACTTTCTATGCCTGGTAATAAAGCAGGTTTAGGTTTTTTTAGAGATGATATTGGAAAGGAATTTGCAGAAAAATTAGGATTTCTTGATATTACAGAAGTAGACCATTTGGATAATCTTCATTGTCCAGAAGGAGTTATAAAGGAAGCACAAGAGCTACTTAGTAAAACTTATAATGCAAAAAAAGCATATTTTTTAGTGAATGGGAGCTCTTGTGGAAATTTAGCTTCAATATTTGATGCATTTGATGAAGGTGATGAAGTCATAGTAGAGAGAAATTGTCACAAATCTATATACAATGCATTAATCTTAAGAAAACTAAAGGTTAGATATATTGAACCAATAGTAGATACTGAAAAAGATATATTTTTACCTCCCAATAAAGAAAATATATATAAGTCGGTAGATAACTGCAATAATCCTAAGGGAATAATTTTAACTTATCCAAATTATTTTGGAATAACTTATGATATAGAAGAAATTATAAAAGATTTAAAGAAAAGAAACTTAAATATTATTATAGATGCGGCTCACGGAGCACATTTTGGACAAAGTGATAAGTTGCCTAAAGATATATATTATCTAGCTGATTATGTTGTTTTAAGTGCACATAAAACTTTGCCAGCATTAACGCAAGGGGCTTACCTCTTGGTTAATAAGGATAGTGAAAACATAGAGTTTTATTTAAAAACTTTTATGAGCACATCACCATCATATTTAATTATGGCTTCTTTAGATTATTCAAGGCATTATTTAGATGAATATGGAGTGAATGATTATAAAGAATTAATATGTAAATGCGAAATATGGAAAGATAAAATTAATTCTTTAAATAAAGCACATATACTTTCAAAAGAAGATTTGAAATACGGGTATGACATAGATGTAACAAGATATGTAATCATATTGCAGGAAGGGTATAGTGGACATAAGTTTTTAGATTATTTGAGAGAAAATAAAATACAAGCAGAAATGAGCTTCTCAAGAGGAGTAGTATTAATATTATCCCCATTTAATTTAGATGCAGACTTTAAACATATTTATAATGTTATGGAACAATTAGAATTAAATTTACTGAAAAACGACAAAAATATTAATGCAAAATATTATAGTGTTGTTCCAAATAAAAAATTAGAGCCTTATGAGGTATTTAAATTAAAAGGAACTCATTGCAAGATAAAAGTGAGTGAAGGAAAAATATCTAAAAATATGATAATACCTTATCCACCAGGAATACCTTTAGTTTGTCCAGGAGAAGTAATAAGTAGTGAGGCAATTAATATAATAGAAGATTATATTTTGAATAAAAAAAGTATTATAGGTGTAGAAAATAATATAATAGAAGTTGTTTTAGGAACATGCTGA
- the scfB gene encoding thioether cross-link-forming SCIFF peptide maturase, whose product MSLIHKFKQGENFFVLDVNTGAVHVVDELVYDLVDDNKLKSKEELVKALSNKYEENVISEAYDEILELIDNGILYSKDQYEEIAHSSMDDRDYIKAVCLNIIHGCNLRCKYCFADEGEYHGHKGVMSLDVAKKAIDYVVKRSGPRKNIEIDLFGGEPTMIMDTIKDIIKYARDNEKKWNKNIRFTMTTNATLLNPEMMDFMDKEMGNIILSLDGRKCVNDNVRIKADGSGSYDDIIPNIKEMIKRRTKGKTFYVRGTFTRNNTDFYEDVMAMINEGFDEISIEPVVLPDEHSLSLREEDLETIFKNYDKLYEEMAKRKREGKDEFNFYHFNIDLQGGPCVYKRISGCGAGFEYVAITPQGDVYPCHQFVGNEEFKLGTIYDDTYDSELGKKFKEAHIYNKPKCRDCWAKFYCSGGCQANNFNFNGDMKIPYEIGCKMQKKRIECAIALKAE is encoded by the coding sequence GTGTCTTTAATACACAAATTTAAACAAGGTGAAAACTTTTTTGTTTTAGACGTAAACACAGGTGCAGTACATGTAGTTGATGAATTAGTATATGATTTAGTTGATGATAATAAATTAAAATCTAAAGAAGAGCTTGTTAAAGCTTTAAGCAATAAATATGAAGAAAATGTTATTTCAGAAGCGTATGATGAAATACTTGAACTTATAGATAATGGAATACTTTATTCGAAGGATCAATATGAAGAGATAGCTCATAGCTCTATGGATGATAGAGACTATATAAAGGCTGTATGTTTAAATATTATTCATGGATGTAACTTAAGATGTAAATATTGTTTTGCTGATGAAGGTGAATATCATGGACATAAAGGTGTAATGAGTCTTGATGTTGCAAAAAAGGCAATTGATTATGTTGTTAAGAGAAGTGGTCCAAGAAAAAACATAGAAATAGATTTATTTGGTGGCGAACCAACTATGATAATGGACACTATAAAAGACATAATCAAATATGCAAGAGATAATGAAAAGAAGTGGAATAAGAACATAAGATTTACAATGACAACTAATGCAACTCTTTTAAATCCAGAAATGATGGATTTTATGGATAAGGAAATGGGTAATATAATATTATCATTAGATGGAAGAAAATGTGTTAATGATAATGTTAGAATTAAAGCTGATGGAAGTGGATCATATGATGATATAATTCCTAATATAAAAGAAATGATAAAAAGAAGAACTAAGGGTAAGACTTTCTACGTTAGAGGAACATTTACTAGAAATAATACAGATTTTTACGAAGATGTTATGGCTATGATTAATGAAGGTTTTGACGAAATATCAATTGAACCAGTAGTTTTACCAGATGAACATTCACTTTCATTAAGAGAAGAAGATTTAGAAACTATTTTCAAAAATTATGACAAGCTATATGAAGAAATGGCTAAGAGAAAGAGAGAAGGAAAAGATGAATTTAACTTCTATCATTTCAATATAGATCTTCAAGGCGGACCTTGTGTATATAAGAGAATTTCAGGATGTGGTGCAGGATTTGAATATGTAGCAATAACTCCTCAAGGAGATGTTTATCCATGTCATCAATTTGTTGGAAATGAAGAATTTAAATTAGGAACTATATATGATGATACTTATGATTCAGAATTAGGAAAGAAATTTAAAGAAGCACACATATATAATAAACCTAAATGTAGAGATTGTTGGGCTAAATTCTACTGTAGTGGTGGTTGCCAAGCTAACAACTTTAATTTCAATGGAGATATGAAGATTCCATATGAAATAGGATGTAAAATGCAAAAGAAGAGAATTGAATGTGCTATAGCACTTAAAGCAGAATAA